The Thermodesulfobacteriota bacterium sequence TTATCTTGTCTCGAACAGCCTGCTTTGCGTACGCGGCGAAGTAACCTAATTTTGGAACCCGATCGATAACATCGTCTACGAGGTGAAAGCGATCGAGGTCGTTTCGTACAACCATGTCGAAGGGCGTAGTAGTAGTACCCTCTTCTTTATATCCCCGTACATGTAGATTCTTATGGTTTGTTCTTCTATAGGTAAGGCGGTGGATAAGCCAGGGGTAGCCGTGATAGGCAAAGATAATGGGCTTGTCTGTGGTGAAAAGGGTATCAAAGTCCCAATTGGAAAGGCCGTGTGGGTGTTCCTCCCTGGGCTGGAGTTTCATCAGGTCAACAACGTTAATCACCCTTATCTTTAAATCTGGAGCATGTTTGCGAAGTATTTGAACGGCAGCGAGTGTTTCAATAGTTGGAACATCACCGCAACATGCCATAACAACATCTGGCTCGGTACCTTTATCATTGCTTGCCCATTCCCAGATACCGATTCCCGAGGTGCAATGTTTTATGGCAGCATCCATGTCTAGCCATTGAGGTTGAGGTTGCTTTCCAGCCACTATTACATTGACATAACTTCGGCTTTGTAGACAGTGGTCTGTGACGGAAAGCAAAGTGTTTGCGTCGGGTGGGAAATATACGCGGACTACCTCGGCCTTTTTGTTCACAACATGGTCGATAAATCCAGGATCCTGATGGCTGAAGCCATTGTGGTCCTGCCTCCATACATGTGAAGTGAGAAGATAATTGAGAGACGCTATCGGGCGTCGCCAGGGGATTTCGCTCCGAGTGACCTTGAGCCATTTGGCATGCTGGTTGAACATTGAGTCAACTATATGTATAAAGGCCTCATAACATGAGAATAACCCATGTCGTCCCGTTAGGATATATCCTTCCAGCCATCCCTGGCATGTATGCTCGCTTAGAATTTCCATGACTCGACCGTCTGGTGCGAGATTCTCATCCTCCGGTATTGTCCTTTCCATCCATGTCCTGTCGGTGGCCTCAAATAAAGCGGTGAGCCGATTTGAAGCTGTCTCATCGGGTCCCATTACACGGAAATTTCTACTTTCTTCGTTGAGTTTCATCACATCACGCAAGAACTGGCCCATCAATCTGGTTGACTCTCCAAAAACTTGTCCTGGTTTAGGTATTTTAATTGCGTAGTCTCGGAAATCCGGCATTTTCAGGTCTTTTAATAATATTCCACCGTTGGCATTTGGATTTGCACCCATTCTCCGCTCTCCCGTCGGAGCAAGTTCTGCTAATTCTGGTCGTAGTTTACCGTTTCCATCGAAGAGTCGCTCTGGTTTATAACTCTTCATCCACTTCTCAAGTAGTTTTACGTGACCAGGTTTTTGCGACATATCGGCTATGGGAACCTGGTGAGATCGCCAG is a genomic window containing:
- a CDS encoding phosphoketolase family protein; this encodes MGKLSDDLLNKMHRYWLAANYLSVGQIYLYDNPLLKETLKIEHIKPRLLGHWGTTPGLNFVYVHLNRVIRKHDLNMIFITGPGHGGPAVVANTYLEGTYTELYPNISQDEEGMKKLFKQFSFPGGIPSHAAPETPGSIHEGGELGYSLSHAYGAAFDNPDLIVACVVGDGEAETGPLAASWHSNKFLNPVHDGAVLPILHLNGYKIANPTILGRISNEELKSLFTGYGYKPYFVEGSDPKPTHKLMAETLDAVVNEIKKIQEEARTTGQALLPKWPMIILRTPKGWTGPKKVDGKKTEDFWRSHQVPIADMSQKPGHVKLLEKWMKSYKPERLFDGNGKLRPELAELAPTGERRMGANPNANGGILLKDLKMPDFRDYAIKIPKPGQVFGESTRLMGQFLRDVMKLNEESRNFRVMGPDETASNRLTALFEATDRTWMERTIPEDENLAPDGRVMEILSEHTCQGWLEGYILTGRHGLFSCYEAFIHIVDSMFNQHAKWLKVTRSEIPWRRPIASLNYLLTSHVWRQDHNGFSHQDPGFIDHVVNKKAEVVRVYFPPDANTLLSVTDHCLQSRSYVNVIVAGKQPQPQWLDMDAAIKHCTSGIGIWEWASNDKGTEPDVVMACCGDVPTIETLAAVQILRKHAPDLKIRVINVVDLMKLQPREEHPHGLSNWDFDTLFTTDKPIIFAYHGYPWLIHRLTYRRTNHKNLHVRGYKEEGTTTTPFDMVVRNDLDRFHLVDDVIDRVPKLGYFAAYAKQAVRDKI